A window from Schistosoma haematobium chromosome 1, whole genome shotgun sequence encodes these proteins:
- the PPM2 gene encoding tRNA methyltransferase ppm2 (EggNog:ENOG410VCUS~COG:T), whose product MGQSLCAPVLSKETKSWQNENYSVAVSSMQGWRVHMEDAHMCLLELPGDPKAAYFSVFDGHGGTRVANHASRHLHEKILEQIEYSRNDIKEAIRHAFLSMDAEMQSEMTTYSVKSSAPKLDSSVNLTAPGSVVAVKDSTVETHNDSTTSFSLKIPNPGDELAGSTGIIVLLKDQMLYCGNAGDSRAVCSRRGVAEPLSTDHKPTLRAEKERISAAGGWVDAKRVNGNLALSRAFGDFVFKRNPHQSAENQIVTANPDVFVRRLSVEDDEFIVLCCDGIWDVMTNQEVVSFIRLRLSYGMLPSKVCEELMMRCLAPDCHTNGLGCDNMTVVLVCLLQGRPFSDLQRKCSRSCPAGPAADILGA is encoded by the exons ATGGGTCAGTCTTTATGTGCTCCTGTTCTATCCAAGGAAACGAAGAGCTGGCAGAATGAAAATTATAGTGTTGCTGTATCCAGCATGCAAGGATGGCGTGTACATATGGAAGACGCTCATATGTGTTTACTAGAGCTTCCTGGTGATCCAAAGGCTGCCTATTTCTCAGTTTTTGATGGACATGGAGGTACAAGAGTGGCAAATCATGCAAGTCGTCATCTTCACGAGAAAATTCTTGAACAAATTGAATATA GTCGGAACGACATAAAAGAGGCTATTCGTCATGCCTTTCTTTCTATGGATGCTGAGATGCAATCTGAAATGACCACATATTCTGTTAAATCATCGGCACCGAAATTAGACAGCTCAGTTAATTTAACAGCTCCTGGTTCAGTTGTAGCAGTGAAAGATAGTACTGTTGAAACCCACAATGACAGTACAACAAGCTTCTCTTTGAAAATTCCAAATCCAGGTGATGAATTGGCTGGATCCACTGGAATAATAGTCCTACTGAAAGATCAAATGCTTTACTGTGGAAATGCTGGAGACAGCCGTGCAGTATGTAGCAGACGTGGAGTCGCAGAACCTTTGTCTACAGATCACAAACCAACTCTACGTGCTGAGAAAGAACGTATTTCTGCTGCTGGTGGTTGGGTCGATGCAAAACGTGTGAATGGGAACCTTGCACTATCACGAGCTTTCGGGGATTTTGTCTTCAAGCGTAATCCACACCAGTCTGCCGAAAACCAAATCGTAACTGCAAATCCGGACGTTTTTGTTCGACGACTTTCAGTCGAAGATGATGAATTTATTGTACTGTGTTGCGATGGTATATGGGATGTAATGACAAATCAGGAAGTTGTAAGCTTTATTCGTCTGCGACTCAGTTATGGTATGCTCCCATCTAAA GTATGTGAAGAACTTATGATGCGATGTCTAGCACCTGACTGTCATACAAATGGTTTGGGCTGCGATAACATGACTGTCGTTTTGGTCTGTCTCTTACAAGGACGCCCGTTCTCGGATTTGCAACGCAAGTGTTCTCGATCGTGTCCAGCCGGTCCAGCAGCCGATATTTTAGGTGCATGA